The DNA segment GCTCTTTAATTTTTTTAGCCGGGTCAATTTTAATTTTACCGGTACGCAGAGCTTCAGCAAGCCACTCAACATAGTGAATGTATTCTGAAGGTGGCTTTCCGTTTTCGTATCCGGCCCAATAAGGACCTTCGATAGCAGAAGCACGGTGAGCGTGTCCACACTCTGTTCCGATAACACGTTTTGGACGTAAACGCTTCATAGAATCGTATACATTTTCAACGCTCATTTTACAAGCTTCCCAGTCTCCGGCAAACATAGCGAGGGAGGTTTGATCCCAACCTGTGCTAGGCACTGTCCATTTTTCACCGGCAAGGTGGAAAAGAATAGCGGCTTGGGCTACGTCTTCTGGGTAGTGTTTTACTTCACGGGCGTTCAAGGTATACATGATGTCAGCGTCTTCAACATCAACCGGAATAGTTAAGCCCGGCCATTCTTCTTCGTTCTCTTCTGTCATCCATTCGCAGGTATCAACCCAGTCTTCGGAAGTAACGTCCATCTGAGAACTATAAATTCTGTGCATGCCGGAACCGATTTTAAGTTCCCAAGGCACAAAACCTTGGCTATATAAAAGACCACGCAAATAGCTGATCATAACGCCAACGTCGATACCATGCGGACAAAACTGGCTACAACGGTTACAACAAGTACATTGAGACCATGCAACTTCCATCGCATGACGCATAAACTCGTTGCTGACTTTACCTTTTTTCTTGATGATTTCACCAAGAGTAGACTGAATTTTATAAGCAGGAACCTGTTTTGGATCACGGTCGTTAACTTGATACAAGAAACAACTCTCGGCACAAGCACCACAGTGGGCACAAATTTCAAGCCAAGTACGAGTACGAGACTTACAGGTTTTTTCTATGGTAGACCAGAGCTTATCAACATCAACATCAAGCTCTTCCATCTCTTTATAATATTGAACACCGCCCTTATCACCGAGAAGATTTTTTAAAGCTTCTACGGTATTAATAGGCTGTTTATTACAAAAATTTCCTTCAGGCATGGATTACTCCTTTTATATTCCCTTATTTCCAACATAAATAACATTGCCATTCGTCGTAAACAACAAAGCAAAATTACCAAGGGAAATAGGCACCTCTTTTATGACCGCCACGTTTAATGCTATAATCCATGCCGATCTGAATACGAGACATAAAATAAAGCACGATATGTGAAAGCTTGGTAAACGGTGCTAAAATAAGCATTAATTCGCCAAGAATAATGTGTAAAATCAACCAAAAATTGGTATTTTCAGGGCTGGCTGCGATAAGATAGCCAGAGACTATCGGAGCTGTTGCCAATGCCAAAATAAACCAATCATAACCGGTAGTTAAATAACGCACTGAAGGCGTAATAATACGGCGTATTCCGAGTAAAACGGCACCGATAATCGCACAGATTGTTAAAATATCGCTAACATTTTGTGGTAAGGTCGGTAAACCAAAACCAAAATTAGCTCTTAAAAGCTCAGAATGCCCAATCAGAAAGAAAGGCAATAGAATAGCACCGGTGTGAAACATAAAAAAAGCAACGGTAAATAAAGGCTGAGAACGCCAACCTTGAGTACCAAAAGGAAGCATCCATTTTAAAGCGGAGTGAATACCGCCTTTAATCCCGTGACTGAAATCCGCTTTATAAGCAACGCGGTCAAGCTTCCAGTCCAAACCTTTTATATACCAAATTACTCGCCAAGTCATGCCTATAAAAAAGACAGCCAGCGAAATAACAAACATGGGTCCGGATAGAAATTCATACATAATTTATTCTCCAACATGAGGGTAAAATCAATATTGCAAAAAGTTATTGTTTTATAATAAAAACAAAACTATGCACCTTGCCCATGACAACTGTTACATGTGTAAGGAGCGGTTTTGGCTGTTGAACCTTCGGCCGCATTTTTTGCCGTATTATAGTGGCAAGACACACAAGACATATGGCTGGCTTTTTTCAAGCTCATTGGCTTACTACCGTCGGCAAGTTGTTGATCAACTTTTGTATGACAGCTGTTACAATTTGCACCATTGCCATCATCAGCAACAAGCTTTTTGGCTTGTGCATCAAAAGTATGGTGGCAAACGCCACAGTTAGTATCCTGATCTTTTAACGGCGGAATATTTGGAGATTCTTGGTGAGTCATATGAGAATCTTCGCTCATCTTACCGGGTTTAAAAGCAACCGCAACTTCAGAACGAGTAGAGTGACAGCTTCTGCACTGAGTTAAAACAGGGGCTTTTATCGTTTTGTCGAGTTTCATGGCTTCAACGTGGCAACCGACACATTTAGCATGATAAAAGTTTTTGGCTTCATCATAAGACATAGAATTTGAA comes from the Desulfovibrio litoralis DSM 11393 genome and includes:
- the hmcE gene encoding sulfate respiration complex protein HmcE; translation: MYEFLSGPMFVISLAVFFIGMTWRVIWYIKGLDWKLDRVAYKADFSHGIKGGIHSALKWMLPFGTQGWRSQPLFTVAFFMFHTGAILLPFFLIGHSELLRANFGFGLPTLPQNVSDILTICAIIGAVLLGIRRIITPSVRYLTTGYDWFILALATAPIVSGYLIAASPENTNFWLILHIILGELMLILAPFTKLSHIVLYFMSRIQIGMDYSIKRGGHKRGAYFPW
- the hmcF gene encoding sulfate respiration complex iron-sulfur protein HmcF; translated protein: MPEGNFCNKQPINTVEALKNLLGDKGGVQYYKEMEELDVDVDKLWSTIEKTCKSRTRTWLEICAHCGACAESCFLYQVNDRDPKQVPAYKIQSTLGEIIKKKGKVSNEFMRHAMEVAWSQCTCCNRCSQFCPHGIDVGVMISYLRGLLYSQGFVPWELKIGSGMHRIYSSQMDVTSEDWVDTCEWMTEENEEEWPGLTIPVDVEDADIMYTLNAREVKHYPEDVAQAAILFHLAGEKWTVPSTGWDQTSLAMFAGDWEACKMSVENVYDSMKRLRPKRVIGTECGHAHRASAIEGPYWAGYENGKPPSEYIHYVEWLAEALRTGKIKIDPAKKIKEPVTLQDACNYVRNGGLGKYTREIMSYIAEDFREMDPNNEYNYCCGGGGGFNGIGKFRKQRNKALERKRDQILATGVKFVVAPCHNCWDAIRDLEEEFHIGIKWSFLKPLIIQMAIVPDHLKPKEEDSEE
- a CDS encoding cytochrome c3 family protein, which translates into the protein MKDKRILLCLGGLCCLCALFVFMGFGTNIATAQAQKDAAAAKTEKAQGRADRITLGLTQKKGLELPAVTFFHDKHTDAMSKAQKSCDSCHESSKDSQSINFGFKSVSNSMSYDEAKNFYHAKCVGCHVEAMKLDKTIKAPVLTQCRSCHSTRSEVAVAFKPGKMSEDSHMTHQESPNIPPLKDQDTNCGVCHHTFDAQAKKLVADDGNGANCNSCHTKVDQQLADGSKPMSLKKASHMSCVSCHYNTAKNAAEGSTAKTAPYTCNSCHGQGA